The following proteins are co-located in the Manihot esculenta cultivar AM560-2 chromosome 7, M.esculenta_v8, whole genome shotgun sequence genome:
- the LOC122724070 gene encoding cell surface glycoprotein 1-like — translation MWKKLGLPKPIPYDSDDEEWDTPPPATTSTETPPATEPATGRTDSPAAQTYRRQKKRQRTPPPTSPIAPTANPKGETPPKATTSSGRGQKRPRTQSPPPPPRSESEPGTTIATHPAGHEDGDVPTNVPSNMPTSTPSDFTSNEPSAMPSAVTTDLPSDMPTDAPSNVPNASDVPTDVPTDAPTDLPSDTLSDMPSNLPSDLPRPAYPDHIVKSLTFNKISERTRLLKVSSLPYHPGKYIHHATLGALRLHSQF, via the coding sequence atgtggaagaaactagGGCTGCCGAAACCCATCCCCTATGACAGTGACGATGAAGAGTGGGATACCCCTCCACCAGCCACCACCAGCACTGAAACGCCACCGGCTACTGAACCAGCGACCGGACGCACCGACTCACCGGCCGCCCAGACATATCGCCGGCAAAAGAAACGGCAAAGAACGCCGCCACCCACATCCCCAATAGCCCCGACGGCGAACCCTAAGGGCGAAACGCCACCAAAAGCCACCACTTCCTCCGGCCGCGgccagaaacggccaagaactcAGTCGCCACCTCCACCGCCGAGATCAGAGTCAGAACCAGGAACCACCATTGCCACACATCCCGCAGGTCATGAGGACGGCGATGTACCCACTAATGTGCCCAGCAATATGCCCACTAGTACGCCCAGTGATTTCACCAGCAATGAGCCAAGCGCTATGCCCAGCGCTGTGACCACGGACCTGCCAAGTGATATGCCCACTGATGCGCCCAGCAATGTGCCAAACGCTAGCGATGTGCCCACTGATGTGCCCACTGATGCGCCCACAGACTTACCTAGCGACACACTCAGCGATATGCCCAGcaatttgcccagcgatttgcccaggccAGCATACCCAGATCACATCGTCAAATCACTGACATTCAACAAAATTTCTGAGCGCACCAGGCTGCTTAAGGTTTCATCCCTACCATATCACCCAGGTAAGTATATCCACCATGCCACCCTTGG